The proteins below come from a single bacterium genomic window:
- a CDS encoding LAGLIDADG family homing endonuclease, translated as MKKYGNPGTKEGRRLGGLHSAAQHSKKPSGFKTLQIFKKPKQSEDLAELLGILFGDGHLSHYQASITTNSDTDKEHILFVKKLIEKLFRVKVNIRKKLNQKALDAVISSRDIVAYFEKLGMPAGNKLKNGLQTPSWILKSPTYRKGFIRGLYDTDGCLYLDSHKIKNKKYSYIGWTITSYAGTLRNDIVEILRGFGLHPTLTDSQKSVYLRKQADIGKYFKIIGSHNFKHLNRYKKFGGVA; from the coding sequence ATGAAAAAGTATGGAAATCCAGGGACAAAAGAAGGAAGGCGTTTAGGGGGGCTCCATTCTGCGGCTCAGCATTCAAAAAAACCAAGCGGTTTCAAGACGCTACAAATTTTTAAAAAACCAAAACAATCTGAAGACCTAGCGGAACTTTTGGGAATACTTTTTGGGGATGGGCATCTCTCTCATTACCAAGCCTCCATTACAACAAATTCGGATACTGACAAAGAACACATTCTTTTTGTAAAAAAACTTATAGAGAAACTTTTTAGAGTCAAAGTAAACATAAGAAAAAAACTCAATCAAAAAGCTTTAGATGCCGTCATTTCTTCGCGGGATATTGTCGCTTACTTTGAAAAATTGGGAATGCCTGCAGGCAATAAATTGAAAAATGGATTACAAACACCAAGCTGGATTTTAAAATCACCAACTTACAGAAAGGGATTTATTCGTGGTTTGTATGATACTGATGGGTGCTTATATCTTGATTCCCATAAAATAAAAAATAAGAAATACTCTTATATTGGTTGGACAATTACAAGTTATGCTGGTACATTAAGAAACGATATTGTTGAGATTTTAAGGGGATTTGGTTTACACCCAACCTTAACAGACTCCCAGAAATCAGTTTATTTACGAAAACAAGCTGATATTGGGAAGTATTTTAAGATCATAGGTTCCCATAATTTTAAGCATTTAAATCGTTACAAAAAATTTGGAGGAGTCGCATAG